GAACCTGCCAAGTAACGACTACGAATGGTTGAAGCGCAATCGTATTGTGCGCGTTCTCGAAACCGTCCAAGACTTCTTTGTAATTTCCCTGTGTATCGCTCTATTCGCCCTCATGGCAATCCAGCTACGAGAGATGTTTTTCGAGCTATTGCCTCCGCTTGATTTCCCAGGTGTTACTTCCGATATCCTGTTCTTGCTGATTTTAGTCGAGTTATTCCGACTGCTGATTATTTACCTACAAGAGCAACGAGTCTCGATTGGGGTAGCCGTAGAAGTATCCATTGTCTCCGTTTTGCGAGAAGTCATCGTGCGGGGAGTTCTAGAAACCTCCTGGATTCAAATTTTAGCTGCCTGTGCCTTCTTGCTAGTTATGGCAACCTTGCTTGTGGTTCGAGTTTGGCTTCCGCCAACGTTTAAAGGAATTGACCCTGAAAAACGCTTGTTAATCAGGAATAATCTCCTAGCAACAGATAACTCATCTAACGCCATTGAAACGGCAACTAATCTAAATTCTCAACCCCTTACTTCTCTTATTGCAAACGGGACGAACGGTTCGGGGCATCAAGATTGAAACGGTGGACTTGAGGGTTTGGAGAATGTACTCGAACTCCATCATTTAACCAGTTACAAACTATCAACTAGAGGATTAAAGCCATGCTAGATATTAAACCTCGCGATGTTCAAGTCGCCTCGATCGCTGCTGCCGATACTACTATTTTGCGATCGCGTACTTGGGACAGAC
This sequence is a window from Microcoleus sp. AS-A8. Protein-coding genes within it:
- a CDS encoding phosphate-starvation-inducible PsiE family protein, which encodes MQKALTNLPSNDYEWLKRNRIVRVLETVQDFFVISLCIALFALMAIQLREMFFELLPPLDFPGVTSDILFLLILVELFRLLIIYLQEQRVSIGVAVEVSIVSVLREVIVRGVLETSWIQILAACAFLLVMATLLVVRVWLPPTFKGIDPEKRLLIRNNLLATDNSSNAIETATNLNSQPLTSLIANGTNGSGHQD